A region of Pseudomonas sp. Marseille-Q3773 DNA encodes the following proteins:
- a CDS encoding alginate export family protein, giving the protein MTLNPFVKAGIGLSFALLWSCPTLAEMTAEKNFGLDVKITGQSEDDRDLGTRSGGDVSGLGLDLRPWVYGERGNWSAYAMGQAVTATDTIETDTLRRNDDGTTTDTAADGREQDKSYLAMREFWVGYSGLTAYPGEQLRFGRQRLRSDDGMWRDTNIEALNWTFDTTLLKADLGVAQRFSEYRTDLTELAPEDKDRTHIYGNVATQWTPGHWVGVRAHHTHDGGSLKNPGETVDALDKTRTGDLTWLGLEANSDAYNWRNNHTVNYWGSVTWLTGDRDTLSSQVVGDQTVATGKQSGDVNAWATDLGIRVRLDPQWQVGAAYARGSGGGGDDGSSNYEQTGLESNRSNYTGTRSRVHRFGEAFRGELGNLQAATLFASWQLRDDYDASFIYHKFWRVDDSQNIGSSGINAVVNDNGVNRPLVDGEKDLGQEMDVVVTKYFKQGLLPASMSQAIDEPSALVRLRAGVFKPGDAYGKEADSYMHRAFVDVIWRF; this is encoded by the coding sequence ATGACGCTCAATCCCTTCGTGAAAGCCGGCATCGGCCTGAGCTTCGCCCTGCTGTGGTCCTGCCCGACCCTGGCGGAAATGACCGCTGAAAAGAACTTCGGCCTGGATGTGAAAATCACCGGGCAATCGGAAGACGACCGCGACCTGGGTACCCGCTCTGGCGGCGACGTCAGCGGCCTGGGCCTGGACCTGCGCCCTTGGGTATATGGCGAGCGCGGCAACTGGAGCGCCTATGCCATGGGCCAGGCCGTCACCGCTACCGACACCATTGAAACCGACACCCTGCGCCGGAACGACGACGGCACCACCACCGACACCGCCGCCGACGGCCGCGAGCAGGACAAGAGCTACCTGGCCATGCGCGAATTCTGGGTCGGCTACAGCGGCCTCACTGCCTACCCCGGCGAGCAGCTGCGTTTCGGTCGCCAGCGCCTGCGCAGCGACGATGGCATGTGGCGTGACACCAACATCGAGGCACTGAACTGGACCTTCGACACCACCCTGCTCAAGGCCGACCTGGGCGTGGCCCAGCGCTTCAGCGAATACCGCACCGACCTCACCGAGCTGGCCCCCGAAGACAAGGACCGTACGCACATCTACGGCAACGTCGCCACGCAGTGGACCCCTGGCCACTGGGTCGGCGTCCGCGCCCACCACACCCATGACGGTGGCAGCCTGAAGAACCCGGGCGAAACCGTCGACGCGCTGGACAAGACCCGCACCGGCGACCTGACCTGGCTGGGCCTGGAAGCCAACAGCGATGCCTACAACTGGCGCAACAACCACACCGTCAACTACTGGGGCAGTGTCACCTGGCTGACCGGTGACCGCGACACCCTCAGCAGCCAGGTGGTAGGCGACCAGACCGTGGCCACCGGCAAGCAGAGCGGCGACGTCAACGCCTGGGCCACCGACCTCGGCATCCGCGTACGCCTCGACCCGCAATGGCAGGTCGGTGCGGCCTACGCCCGCGGCAGCGGCGGTGGCGGCGATGACGGTTCGAGCAACTACGAGCAGACCGGCCTGGAGAGCAACCGCTCCAACTACACCGGTACCCGTTCGCGCGTGCACCGCTTCGGTGAAGCCTTCCGTGGCGAGCTGGGCAACCTGCAGGCGGCCACCCTGTTCGCCTCCTGGCAGCTGCGCGACGACTACGACGCCAGCTTCATCTACCACAAGTTCTGGCGTGTCGATGACAGCCAGAACATCGGCTCCAGCGGCATCAACGCGGTGGTCAACGACAACGGCGTGAATCGCCCACTGGTCGATGGCGAAAAAGACCTTGGCCAGGAAATGGACGTGGTCGTGACCAAGTACTTCAAGCAAGGCCTGCTGCCGGCTTCGATGAGCCAGGCCATCGACGAGCCATCCGCCCTGGTGCGCCTGCGGGCCGGCGTGTTCAAGCCGGGCGACGCCTACGGCAAGGAAGCGGACTCGTACATGCACCGTGCCTTCGTCGACGTGATCTGGCGCTTCTGA
- the algG gene encoding mannuronan 5-epimerase AlgG, whose product MNLHPHLRYSLLASALLLAAGLAAAAEPTTIAKGLQQAKTYTVSSAPVEPLHMDPPKLPDLTGYTAEAVQKKIDRRHKGKVSLRRMFQEDTLKEFVGGDNKAAEWVQRQHGIPQAIFVDDGHVDLVELSKKVPKQYLSEVEPGVYLARLPIVVGQKGILEIDGKVKQLRLSQEGGSFLVNDGKLFVTDTQVIGWREKDNGPATFRSPKEFRPFLLSWGGTETYIVNSKMASFGYAKSKSYGVSISQYTPNMAKRMGRPEPTGWIIGSEFSDMWYGFYCYETQDFVVKDSTYRDNIVYGIDPHDRSHRLIIAGNTVYGTKKKHGIIISREVNDSWIINNKSYDNKLSGVVIDRNSVNNLIAYNEIYRNHTDGITLYESGDNLIWGNKLINNRRHGIRVRNSVNIRLYENIAMANGLVGVYGHIKDLSDTDRDIALDPFDTKVSLILVGGELAANGSGPLSIDSPLSVELYKVSMLAPRKASGISLNGVLGERQDEILDLLVRQKKAVLIDPVERQTEMIE is encoded by the coding sequence ATGAACCTTCACCCGCACCTACGTTACAGCCTGCTGGCCAGCGCCTTGCTGCTGGCCGCAGGCCTGGCCGCCGCCGCAGAGCCCACGACGATTGCCAAAGGCTTGCAGCAGGCCAAGACCTACACGGTCTCCAGTGCACCGGTCGAACCACTGCACATGGACCCGCCAAAGCTGCCCGACCTGACCGGCTACACCGCCGAGGCGGTACAGAAGAAGATCGACCGCCGTCACAAGGGCAAGGTCAGCCTGCGCCGCATGTTCCAGGAGGACACCCTCAAGGAGTTCGTCGGTGGCGACAACAAGGCGGCCGAGTGGGTCCAGCGCCAGCATGGCATTCCGCAGGCGATCTTCGTCGATGACGGGCATGTCGACCTGGTCGAGCTGAGCAAGAAGGTACCCAAGCAGTACCTCAGCGAAGTCGAGCCGGGTGTGTACCTGGCACGCCTGCCGATCGTGGTCGGGCAGAAGGGCATCCTCGAGATCGACGGCAAGGTCAAGCAGCTGCGCCTGTCCCAGGAGGGCGGTTCGTTCCTGGTCAACGACGGCAAGCTGTTCGTCACCGATACCCAGGTGATCGGCTGGCGCGAAAAGGACAACGGCCCGGCGACCTTCCGCTCGCCCAAGGAATTCCGCCCGTTCCTGCTGTCGTGGGGCGGCACCGAGACCTACATCGTCAACAGCAAGATGGCCAGCTTCGGCTATGCCAAGTCCAAGTCGTACGGCGTGAGTATCTCGCAGTACACGCCGAACATGGCCAAGCGCATGGGCCGCCCGGAGCCCACCGGCTGGATCATCGGCTCGGAATTCAGCGACATGTGGTACGGCTTCTACTGCTACGAGACCCAAGACTTCGTGGTCAAGGACAGCACCTACCGCGACAACATCGTCTACGGCATCGACCCGCACGACCGCTCGCACCGCCTGATCATCGCCGGCAACACTGTGTACGGCACCAAGAAGAAGCACGGCATCATCATTTCGCGTGAGGTCAACGACAGCTGGATCATCAACAACAAGAGCTACGACAACAAGCTCTCCGGCGTGGTGATCGACCGTAACAGCGTCAACAACCTGATTGCCTACAACGAGATCTACCGCAACCACACCGACGGCATCACCTTGTACGAAAGCGGCGACAACCTGATCTGGGGCAACAAGCTGATCAACAACCGTCGCCACGGCATCCGTGTGCGGAACAGCGTAAACATCCGCCTGTACGAGAACATTGCCATGGCCAACGGCCTGGTGGGTGTGTACGGCCACATCAAGGACCTGTCCGACACCGACCGTGACATCGCCCTCGACCCGTTCGACACCAAGGTGTCGCTGATCCTGGTCGGCGGCGAACTGGCTGCCAACGGCTCCGGCCCACTGTCGATCGACTCGCCGCTGTCGGTCGAGCTGTACAAGGTGTCCATGCTCGCCCCGCGCAAAGCCAGCGGCATCAGCCTCAACGGCGTGCTGGGTGAACGCCAGGATGAAATCCTCGACCTGCTGGTCCGCCAGAAAAAGGCTGTGCTGATCGACCCGGTCGAACGCCAGACCGAAATGATCGAATAA
- the algK gene encoding alginate biosynthesis TPR repeat lipoprotein AlgK: protein MIPHKKSASLGLCALAAAITLAGCAGLPDQRLANEAMKRGDTALAERNYKALADLGYSEAQVGLADIKVATRDPAKIKEAEATYRAAAATSPRAQARLGRLLVAKPDSSQAEREEAETLLKQAAAQGEGNTLIPLAMLYLSYPQSFPKVNAQQQIDQWRAAGNPEAGLAQILLYRTQGTYDQHLAEVEKICKAALDATDICYVELATVYQKRGQAAQQAALLGQLKAAYARGAVPATRVDSVARVLADRSLGQTDEKTAKDLLEQVAPANPASWVSLAQLVYDFPELGDTDQLMAYIDKGREAEQPRAELLLGRLYYEGKTLPADAEKAEQHLQAAADAGEVSAHYYLGQLYRRGYLGNVEPQKAVDHLLAAARGGQNSADYALAQLFSEGHGIRPQPGNAWVFAQLAQANPTPQSAELLQQLDQQLTPDQRSQAQTLLAQEKQARGSMNLGANSTLAIEALQDDEKEVTGEDSL from the coding sequence ATGATTCCCCACAAGAAAAGCGCCAGCCTGGGCCTGTGTGCCCTGGCTGCAGCCATCACCCTGGCCGGCTGTGCCGGCCTGCCTGACCAGCGCCTGGCCAATGAAGCCATGAAGCGCGGTGACACGGCATTGGCCGAGCGCAACTACAAGGCACTGGCCGACCTGGGCTACAGCGAAGCGCAAGTGGGCCTGGCGGACATCAAGGTCGCCACCCGCGACCCGGCAAAAATCAAGGAAGCCGAGGCCACCTACCGCGCCGCGGCGGCGACCTCGCCGCGAGCCCAGGCGCGCCTTGGCCGCCTCTTGGTGGCCAAGCCCGACAGCAGCCAGGCCGAGCGCGAGGAAGCCGAGACCCTGCTCAAGCAAGCCGCCGCGCAGGGCGAAGGCAACACCTTGATCCCGCTGGCGATGCTCTACCTGAGCTACCCGCAGAGCTTCCCCAAGGTCAATGCGCAGCAGCAGATCGACCAGTGGCGTGCCGCCGGCAACCCGGAAGCGGGCCTGGCCCAGATTCTGCTGTATCGCACCCAGGGCACCTATGACCAGCACCTGGCCGAGGTGGAAAAAATCTGCAAGGCCGCCCTCGACGCCACCGACATCTGCTACGTCGAACTGGCCACCGTGTACCAGAAGCGTGGCCAGGCCGCCCAGCAGGCTGCCCTGCTCGGCCAGCTCAAGGCTGCCTATGCCCGCGGCGCGGTACCGGCCACCCGGGTCGACAGCGTCGCCCGTGTCCTGGCCGACCGCAGCCTGGGCCAGACCGACGAGAAAACCGCCAAGGACCTGCTCGAGCAGGTAGCCCCGGCCAACCCGGCATCCTGGGTCAGTCTGGCGCAGCTGGTATACGACTTCCCCGAGCTGGGCGATACCGACCAGCTGATGGCCTACATCGACAAAGGCCGCGAAGCTGAACAGCCACGCGCCGAACTGTTGCTGGGCCGCCTCTACTACGAAGGCAAGACCCTGCCTGCCGATGCGGAAAAAGCCGAGCAACACCTGCAGGCCGCCGCCGACGCTGGCGAAGTCAGCGCCCATTACTACCTGGGGCAGCTGTACCGCCGTGGCTACCTGGGCAACGTCGAGCCACAGAAGGCCGTCGACCACCTGCTGGCTGCCGCGCGTGGCGGGCAGAACAGCGCCGACTATGCCTTGGCCCAGCTGTTCAGCGAAGGCCACGGTATTCGCCCGCAACCGGGCAATGCCTGGGTATTCGCCCAGTTGGCCCAGGCCAACCCGACGCCGCAGTCCGCTGAACTGTTGCAGCAACTCGACCAGCAACTCACGCCTGACCAGCGCAGCCAGGCGCAGACCCTGCTGGCGCAGGAGAAGCAGGCCCGCGGCAGCATGAACCTGGGCGCCAACAGCACCCTGGCCATCGAAGCCCTGCAAGACGACGAAAAAGAAGTAACCGGTGAGGACTCGCTATGA
- a CDS encoding alginate O-acetyltransferase, producing MTPHLMKLLGLSTALLAISQGVSADEVKAPTFTAEPCCQLCPEAHDPSRYTTRYQQNFTTLVQAQGDWLFRTREDLRTEFTTTPAGYKRLQQVHDAFKKRGVELVVVYQPTRGLVNRNMLNPAEKAAFDYQKALGNYQAMLKRFASMGYNVPDLSPLTNEQLAAADQGKDFYFRGDQHWTPYGAERAAKIVAETVHKMPAFEGIPRKEFETKKSGRMGKTGTLHNVAGQLCGTSYAVQYMDQFATEPKGSDGGGDDLFGDAGNAQITLVGTSHSGKNYNFAGFLQQYIGADVLNVAFPGGGLEGSMIQYLGSEEFKKNPPKILIWEFSPLYRLDQETIWRQILGLLDDGCDNRPALMSASTTLKPGKNELMVNGKGGVIKDLVNRNIQMDVKFEDPSVKVLQATLWYLNGRHEDIKLEKPETAETDGRFVFQMREDEDWASQSLLAFEVQGPESGTQKVEAKLCKRNNFAVPAQTAQAGQ from the coding sequence ATGACTCCACACCTGATGAAACTGCTGGGCCTGTCCACTGCCCTCCTGGCCATCAGCCAGGGCGTGAGCGCCGACGAAGTGAAGGCCCCGACCTTCACCGCCGAGCCTTGCTGCCAGCTGTGCCCGGAAGCGCACGACCCCAGCCGCTACACCACCCGTTACCAGCAGAACTTCACCACGCTGGTGCAGGCCCAGGGTGACTGGCTGTTCCGTACCCGCGAAGACCTGCGCACCGAGTTCACCACCACCCCGGCCGGGTACAAGCGCCTGCAGCAGGTGCACGACGCGTTCAAGAAACGCGGCGTGGAACTGGTGGTGGTATACCAGCCGACCCGTGGCCTGGTGAACCGCAACATGCTCAACCCGGCGGAAAAAGCTGCGTTCGACTACCAGAAGGCACTGGGCAACTACCAGGCCATGCTCAAGCGCTTCGCCAGCATGGGCTACAACGTGCCCGACCTGTCGCCGCTGACCAACGAACAGCTGGCCGCCGCCGACCAGGGCAAGGACTTCTACTTCCGCGGCGACCAGCACTGGACGCCGTACGGCGCCGAGCGCGCGGCGAAAATCGTGGCCGAGACCGTGCACAAGATGCCGGCTTTCGAAGGTATCCCGCGCAAGGAATTCGAAACCAAGAAGTCCGGCCGCATGGGCAAGACCGGTACCCTGCACAACGTTGCCGGCCAGCTTTGCGGCACCAGCTATGCAGTCCAGTACATGGACCAGTTCGCCACCGAGCCGAAGGGCTCCGACGGTGGCGGTGACGACCTGTTCGGTGACGCTGGCAACGCCCAGATCACCCTGGTCGGCACCAGCCACAGTGGCAAGAACTACAACTTCGCCGGCTTCCTGCAACAGTACATCGGTGCCGACGTGCTCAACGTCGCCTTCCCCGGCGGTGGCCTGGAAGGTTCGATGATCCAGTACCTGGGCAGCGAGGAATTCAAGAAGAACCCGCCGAAGATCCTGATCTGGGAATTCTCCCCGTTGTACCGCCTGGACCAGGAAACCATCTGGCGGCAGATCCTCGGCCTGCTCGACGACGGCTGCGATAACCGCCCGGCACTGATGAGCGCCAGCACCACCCTCAAGCCCGGCAAGAACGAGTTGATGGTGAACGGCAAGGGCGGCGTGATCAAGGACCTGGTCAACCGCAACATCCAGATGGACGTGAAGTTCGAGGACCCGTCGGTGAAAGTCCTGCAGGCCACCCTGTGGTACCTCAACGGCCGTCACGAGGACATCAAGCTGGAAAAACCGGAAACCGCCGAGACCGATGGCCGTTTCGTCTTCCAGATGCGCGAAGACGAGGACTGGGCCAGCCAGAGCCTGCTGGCCTTCGAGGTACAGGGCCCGGAAAGCGGTACCCAGAAGGTCGAGGCCAAGCTCTGCAAACGCAACAACTTCGCCGTGCCCGCGCAGACCGCGCAGGCCGGCCAGTGA
- a CDS encoding alginate biosynthesis protein Alg44 has translation MNTAVNVNVVHESEAQRQHARVRIPAKLRFLDAQRQAHDVKVDDLSAGGLSFHTKQPLSVGDVLRGRLQFTVDNLGLSMDIEFQVRSYHPDSGRTGAQFQNLEPRDIATLRHIITTHLSGELISVGDVLSTLQRDNFTKARKQKDGGSGLSAFGRLKAVTVTLGVFVVGVAAFGFVAKSLYGMYFVSHAEAGVVAVPTTNITMPRDGTVSSLVDSGGMIAKGAPLATFSTSMLDMLKGNLEDAQLEPAKIEELFGKQLSGTLTSPCDCVVARQLVDNGQYAAKGQPIFQLIPRTTNPMVEARFSYRQFDEVKPGTRVNFQVAGEDEVRTGQIVSSASLNSDDLASDIRVQIKPDSTLPAELAGRPASVNSDRGPSLNWLIDKAMARGL, from the coding sequence ATGAATACCGCCGTGAACGTCAACGTCGTGCATGAGTCCGAAGCCCAGCGCCAGCATGCCCGGGTTCGCATCCCCGCCAAGCTGCGCTTCCTCGACGCCCAGCGCCAGGCCCACGATGTGAAGGTCGACGACCTCTCCGCTGGTGGCCTGAGCTTCCACACCAAGCAACCACTGTCGGTCGGCGACGTGCTGCGCGGACGGCTGCAGTTCACGGTCGACAACCTCGGCCTGTCGATGGACATCGAGTTCCAGGTGCGCTCCTACCACCCGGACAGCGGTCGTACCGGCGCGCAGTTCCAGAACCTCGAGCCACGCGACATCGCCACGCTGCGGCACATCATCACCACGCACCTGTCGGGTGAGCTGATCAGCGTCGGCGACGTGCTCAGCACCCTGCAACGCGACAACTTCACCAAGGCACGCAAACAGAAGGACGGCGGCAGCGGCCTGAGCGCCTTCGGCCGCCTCAAGGCAGTCACCGTCACCCTCGGCGTGTTCGTGGTCGGCGTCGCCGCCTTCGGCTTTGTCGCCAAGTCGCTGTACGGCATGTACTTCGTCAGCCACGCCGAGGCCGGCGTGGTGGCGGTGCCTACCACCAACATCACCATGCCCCGCGACGGCACCGTGAGCAGCCTGGTCGACAGCGGTGGAATGATTGCCAAAGGTGCACCACTGGCCACCTTCAGCACCAGCATGCTGGACATGCTCAAGGGCAACCTGGAAGACGCACAGCTGGAGCCGGCCAAGATCGAAGAACTGTTCGGCAAGCAGCTGTCCGGCACCCTCACCAGCCCCTGCGATTGCGTGGTCGCCCGCCAGCTGGTGGACAACGGCCAGTACGCGGCCAAGGGCCAGCCGATCTTCCAGCTGATCCCGCGCACCACCAACCCGATGGTCGAGGCGCGCTTCAGCTACCGCCAGTTCGACGAGGTCAAGCCAGGTACCCGGGTCAACTTCCAGGTGGCCGGCGAAGACGAAGTGCGCACCGGCCAGATCGTCAGCAGCGCCAGCCTCAACAGCGACGACCTGGCCTCCGACATCCGTGTGCAGATCAAGCCCGACAGCACCCTGCCCGCCGAGCTCGCCGGGCGCCCGGCTTCGGTCAACAGCGACCGTGGCCCTTCGCTGAACTGGCTGATCGACAAAGCCATGGCCCGTGGGCTGTAA
- a CDS encoding mannuronate-specific alginate lyase, whose product MTAFKRIFRPALLALALCGSAAHAALVPPQGYYEGIEKLKTGDGNFRCEAVPKPYTGALQFRSKYEGSDKARATLNVSSEKAFRKSTEDITTLEKGVSKMIGQYMRDGRPAQLECALAWLGSWARADALMSTDYNHTGKSMRKWALGSMSGSWLRLKFSNSQPLAAHQAEAELIEKWFARLAEQTVRDWSDLPLEKINNHSYWAAWAVMATAVATDRRDLFDWAVKEYRIGANQVDAQGFLPNELKRKQRALAYHNYALPPLAMIASFAQVNGVDVRGENDNALQRLAQRVLAGVKDPSTFKARNGEKQDMQDLKIDSKYSWMEPYCSLYACSGDTLQRKRGMQPFNSFRLGGDLTRVYDPSAESRK is encoded by the coding sequence ATGACTGCGTTCAAGCGAATTTTCCGCCCTGCCCTGCTCGCCCTGGCCTTGTGCGGCAGTGCCGCGCACGCCGCGCTGGTACCGCCGCAGGGGTACTACGAAGGGATCGAAAAGCTCAAGACCGGCGACGGTAACTTCCGCTGTGAGGCTGTGCCCAAACCGTACACCGGGGCCCTGCAGTTCCGCAGCAAGTACGAAGGCTCGGACAAGGCGCGGGCCACCCTCAACGTCAGTTCGGAAAAGGCCTTCCGCAAGTCCACCGAAGACATCACCACCCTTGAGAAAGGCGTGAGCAAGATGATCGGCCAGTACATGCGCGATGGCCGCCCGGCGCAGCTCGAGTGCGCCCTGGCCTGGCTGGGCAGCTGGGCACGTGCCGATGCGCTGATGTCCACCGACTACAACCACACCGGCAAGTCGATGCGCAAATGGGCGCTGGGCAGCATGAGCGGTTCATGGCTGCGCCTGAAGTTCTCCAACTCGCAGCCACTGGCTGCGCACCAGGCCGAGGCTGAACTGATCGAGAAATGGTTCGCCCGCCTTGCCGAGCAGACCGTGCGCGACTGGAGCGACCTGCCGCTGGAGAAGATCAACAACCACAGCTACTGGGCGGCCTGGGCAGTGATGGCCACCGCCGTGGCCACCGATCGTCGCGACCTGTTCGACTGGGCCGTGAAGGAATACCGGATTGGTGCCAATCAGGTCGATGCGCAGGGTTTCCTGCCCAACGAGCTCAAGCGCAAGCAACGCGCCCTGGCCTACCACAACTACGCCCTGCCGCCGCTGGCGATGATCGCCAGTTTTGCCCAGGTCAACGGCGTGGATGTGCGCGGCGAGAACGACAACGCCCTGCAGCGCCTGGCGCAGCGGGTACTGGCCGGCGTCAAGGACCCGAGCACGTTCAAGGCGCGCAATGGCGAGAAGCAGGACATGCAAGACCTGAAGATCGACAGCAAGTACTCGTGGATGGAGCCCTATTGCAGCCTGTATGCGTGCAGCGGCGACACCCTGCAACGCAAGCGCGGGATGCAGCCGTTCAACAGCTTCCGGCTGGGCGGCGACCTGACCCGGGTCTACGACCCGAGCGCAGAGTCCAGAAAGTAA
- a CDS encoding glycosyltransferase family 2 protein, which produces MQRLQTVLLQCAGWLLYMSLLMLIALALPADIFDSQSKHFIFLVGAVGIWRYSMGATHFIRGMIFLYGVYPYLRRKVQKMGSAADPSHVYLMVTSFRIEALTTAQVYSSVIREAINCGFPTTVVCSLVEMSDELLVKSLWAKYNPPAHVKLDIVRIAGTGKRDGLAYGFRAISRMLPDDNAVVAVIDGDTVLGDGVVRKTVPWFKLFPNVGGLTTNEFCEVRGGYIMSEWHKLRFAQRHINMCSMALSKRVLTMTGRMSMFRASVVTNPEFIADVESDSLMHWRLGRFKFLTGDDKSSWFSLMRLGYDTFYVPDAAINTVEHPPEKSFFKASRKLMYRWYGNNLRQNSRALGLGLGRLGLFTSIVLFDQRVSMWTSLLGLTVAVIASLKFGMGYLLVYLLWIGITRLILTIMLLCSGHNVGPAYPLILYYNQIIGALMKIYVFFRLDKQSWTRQPTALKRDLASFQQWFNTWSSRTMTFSAASIFVAVLFMVV; this is translated from the coding sequence ATGCAAAGGCTCCAGACAGTGCTGTTGCAGTGCGCCGGGTGGCTGCTCTACATGAGCCTGCTCATGCTGATCGCCCTGGCCCTGCCAGCCGATATCTTCGACTCGCAGTCGAAGCACTTCATCTTCCTGGTCGGCGCAGTCGGCATCTGGCGCTATTCCATGGGCGCCACCCATTTCATTCGCGGCATGATCTTCCTCTACGGCGTGTACCCGTACCTGCGTCGCAAGGTGCAGAAAATGGGCAGTGCCGCCGACCCGTCGCACGTGTACCTGATGGTGACCAGCTTCCGTATCGAAGCCCTGACCACCGCCCAGGTGTACAGCTCGGTGATCCGCGAGGCGATCAACTGTGGCTTCCCCACTACCGTGGTCTGCTCGCTGGTGGAGATGTCGGACGAACTGCTGGTGAAAAGCCTGTGGGCCAAATATAACCCACCAGCTCACGTCAAACTGGACATCGTGCGCATCGCCGGTACCGGCAAGCGTGACGGCCTGGCCTATGGCTTCCGTGCCATCTCGCGCATGCTGCCGGACGACAACGCCGTGGTGGCGGTGATCGACGGTGACACCGTGCTGGGCGACGGCGTGGTGCGCAAGACCGTGCCGTGGTTCAAGCTGTTCCCCAACGTCGGCGGCCTGACCACCAACGAGTTCTGCGAAGTGCGTGGCGGCTACATCATGAGCGAGTGGCACAAGCTGCGCTTCGCCCAGCGTCATATCAACATGTGCTCGATGGCCCTGTCCAAGCGCGTGCTGACCATGACCGGGCGCATGTCGATGTTCCGCGCCAGCGTGGTGACCAACCCGGAATTCATCGCCGATGTCGAAAGCGACTCGCTGATGCACTGGCGCCTGGGCCGCTTCAAGTTCCTCACCGGTGACGACAAGTCCAGCTGGTTCAGCCTGATGCGCCTGGGTTACGACACCTTCTACGTGCCGGACGCCGCCATCAACACAGTCGAGCACCCGCCGGAGAAGAGCTTCTTCAAGGCCAGCCGCAAGCTGATGTACCGCTGGTACGGCAACAACCTGCGGCAGAACTCCCGTGCGCTGGGCCTGGGCCTGGGCCGCCTGGGGCTGTTCACCAGCATCGTGCTGTTCGACCAGCGCGTGTCGATGTGGACCAGCCTGCTGGGCCTGACCGTGGCGGTAATCGCCAGCCTCAAGTTCGGCATGGGCTACCTGCTGGTGTACCTGCTGTGGATCGGCATCACCCGCCTGATCCTCACCATCATGCTGCTGTGCTCCGGCCACAACGTCGGCCCGGCCTACCCGCTGATCCTCTATTACAACCAGATCATCGGCGCGCTGATGAAGATCTACGTGTTCTTCCGCCTCGACAAGCAGTCCTGGACGCGTCAGCCCACTGCCCTCAAGCGTGACCTCGCCAGCTTTCAACAATGGTTCAACACCTGGTCCTCGCGGACCATGACCTTCTCGGCTGCCAGCATCTTCGTTGCTGTGCTGTTCATGGTCGTGTGA